In Synechococcus sp. A18-25c, a single window of DNA contains:
- a CDS encoding aromatic acid exporter family protein, with amino-acid sequence MANPTKKRQNRHEQLILSAQLALGALLAYSVGFRFTALFPDYLPKIGGLWSAISVVVVIQATRRETTSSAFLRIVGSAIGALVSGLYLTLFKFSAIGLGLSVLITGLICTSLNCPNFSRLSAITVLVVMVTASLDSALNPMVNALLRLAESCIGSMIAFGVVVLWPQHWGRRSIEP; translated from the coding sequence GTGGCTAATCCAACAAAAAAGCGACAAAACCGACACGAACAACTGATTCTGTCAGCGCAATTGGCACTTGGGGCTTTACTGGCTTACTCGGTTGGCTTTCGTTTTACTGCTTTATTTCCTGACTATTTACCGAAGATCGGTGGTTTATGGTCTGCCATCTCAGTGGTTGTTGTGATTCAGGCAACTCGGCGTGAAACCACCAGCTCTGCGTTTCTTAGGATTGTCGGTTCCGCTATTGGTGCTTTGGTCAGTGGTCTTTATCTCACATTGTTCAAATTCAGTGCCATCGGGCTTGGGTTGTCTGTTCTCATCACAGGACTGATCTGCACAAGTTTGAATTGTCCAAATTTCAGCCGACTGTCAGCCATCACTGTTCTTGTTGTGATGGTGACAGCAAGTTTGGATTCAGCACTGAATCCCATGGTCAATGCCCTGCTTCGATTGGCTGAGTCATGCATTGGTTCAATGATTGCCTTTGGTGTCGTCGTTCTTTGGCCACAGCATTGGGGGCGTCGTTCGATCGAGCCTTAA
- a CDS encoding Fur family transcriptional regulator — MSPASSPAEANGTLKKGLHQDGRRMTPQRRLVLDLFEQIGSGSHLSAEEVHRQLVDQQSKVSLATIYRTLRLLVEMDFLQELELREGGSRFELADAEHIHHHHLVCVRCGRTEEFESEAVLQAGRDACGQFDFELIDSSLNVRGICRDCR; from the coding sequence ATGTCGCCAGCAAGCTCACCGGCTGAAGCGAATGGAACCCTGAAAAAGGGTCTGCACCAAGACGGGAGACGCATGACCCCACAGCGTCGGTTGGTTCTAGATCTGTTCGAACAGATTGGCAGTGGCAGTCACCTCAGTGCAGAAGAGGTCCATCGCCAATTGGTGGATCAACAATCGAAGGTGTCGCTGGCCACTATCTACCGGACACTGCGGTTGCTGGTGGAGATGGACTTCCTGCAGGAGCTGGAGCTGCGCGAGGGAGGCAGTCGATTTGAACTGGCTGACGCGGAGCACATCCATCACCACCACCTGGTGTGCGTCCGCTGCGGTCGAACAGAAGAGTTCGAAAGCGAGGCGGTGCTTCAAGCCGGTCGTGACGCCTGTGGTCAATTCGATTTCGAACTGATTGATTCCAGCCTGAATGTGCGGGGCATCTGTCGAGATTGCCGTTGA
- the sepF gene encoding cell division protein SepF, with protein sequence MNPQAANGSHTFTLICPHSIDEGMSAVLAVRGQQSVVLDLSHMDAITAQRTADFVSGGVRALDGQEYRLGELVFLFTPATTMVTQS encoded by the coding sequence ATGAATCCTCAAGCTGCCAACGGTTCGCACACGTTCACGCTGATCTGTCCTCATTCCATCGATGAAGGCATGTCAGCCGTCTTGGCGGTGCGTGGACAACAGAGCGTGGTGCTTGATCTGAGCCACATGGACGCCATTACAGCTCAACGGACTGCTGATTTCGTTTCAGGTGGCGTTCGCGCCCTTGACGGACAGGAGTATCGGTTGGGTGAGCTGGTGTTCCTGTTCACCCCAGCCACCACGATGGTCACCCAGAGCTGA
- the arsS gene encoding arsenosugar biosynthesis radical SAM (seleno)protein ArsS (Some members of this family are selenoproteins.) translates to MSFPPLRRQRLSTLQVNLGYRCNQSCSHCHVNAGPWRQEMMAPDLIELIPEVLAAQNLACLDLTGGAPELHPQFRWLVAAARALGVTVIDRCNLTILSEPGQEDLARFLADEGVRVVASLPCYEQERVDQQRGQGVYERSIAGLKLLNQLGYAQPDSSLELDLVFNPLGPALPPPQAALEKQYREALLQSHGIRFSHLLTITNMPIQRFARDLQHQGALESYMSSLKAAHRSDNLSQVMCRSLISVNWTGSLFDCDFNQQLDLPTAGTARQLIDLLHTEDGLIEQPIAVADHCFGCTAGGGSSCGGALSSG, encoded by the coding sequence TTGTCTTTTCCCCCGCTTCGTCGTCAGCGTTTGTCGACCCTGCAGGTGAATCTGGGATATCGCTGCAACCAGTCCTGCAGTCATTGTCATGTGAATGCAGGCCCCTGGCGTCAGGAAATGATGGCCCCGGACTTGATTGAGCTGATTCCTGAGGTGCTTGCAGCTCAGAATTTGGCCTGCTTGGACCTGACTGGTGGGGCTCCGGAACTTCACCCTCAGTTCCGGTGGCTTGTTGCCGCCGCGCGTGCTTTGGGCGTGACCGTGATTGATCGCTGCAATCTGACGATTCTCAGCGAACCCGGCCAAGAGGATCTGGCTCGTTTTCTTGCTGATGAAGGTGTTCGTGTTGTGGCATCACTGCCCTGTTATGAGCAGGAACGCGTGGACCAGCAGCGTGGACAGGGGGTATATGAACGCAGTATTGCCGGGCTCAAGCTGTTGAATCAGCTTGGCTATGCCCAGCCTGATTCCTCGCTGGAGCTGGATTTGGTGTTCAATCCGTTGGGCCCTGCACTGCCTCCCCCGCAAGCGGCGTTGGAGAAGCAGTATCGAGAGGCTTTGCTGCAGTCCCATGGGATTCGCTTCTCCCATCTGCTCACAATCACCAACATGCCGATCCAGCGCTTTGCGAGGGATCTCCAGCATCAGGGTGCTCTGGAGAGTTACATGTCGAGCCTCAAGGCAGCTCATCGTTCCGACAACCTGAGTCAAGTGATGTGCCGGAGTTTGATCAGCGTCAATTGGACAGGCTCACTCTTCGACTGTGATTTCAATCAGCAACTCGATCTACCGACCGCTGGAACCGCTCGTCAACTGATCGATCTGCTCCATACCGAAGATGGATTGATCGAGCAGCCCATCGCTGTGGCTGATCACTGTTTTGGTTGCACTGCTGGAGGTGGTTCCTCCTGCGGGGGTGCCCTCAGCTCTGGGTGA
- the stpA gene encoding glucosylglycerol 3-phosphatase produces the protein MDLDALHQELVSSPDLLIVQDLDGVCMPLVRDPLTRQLPADYVKAASRLRGSFSVLTNGEHEGRRGVNRLVEQGLDDPGQARRDGLYLPGLAAGGVQLQDEFGCLSHPGVSDEEMAFLAAVPEHLATLLAQVLPDRMPELSRDELHTEIDRAILDMQVAPTINLNSLYSRVPGNVLRQRSLQAMLESVMQELMAMAADQGLSESFFLHVAPNLGRDAQGKERLKPATQGDVGSTDIQFMLRGSIKEVGLLVLINRHIAARTGTAPLGDHFNVRTAPHDHNSLIELCKERIPRDQMPHLVGVGDTVTSTPCSSGEGWLRGGSDRGFLTLLQELGETFGQSNRVVLVDSSGGEVDRPSFSDGTFEGISDPDDPLQFDVCIPGGPNQYVAWFIGMAQARSMACLGR, from the coding sequence ATGGATCTTGACGCTTTGCATCAGGAGCTGGTCTCCAGCCCAGATCTCTTGATTGTTCAAGACCTCGATGGTGTCTGCATGCCCTTAGTGCGGGATCCACTTACCCGCCAGCTGCCGGCGGACTACGTGAAGGCCGCGTCGCGCTTGCGTGGCAGTTTCTCGGTGCTGACCAATGGTGAGCACGAAGGTCGACGCGGCGTGAATCGCCTCGTTGAGCAGGGGTTGGATGATCCTGGTCAGGCGCGGCGGGATGGCTTGTATCTCCCAGGGTTGGCGGCCGGTGGTGTTCAGCTCCAAGACGAATTTGGTTGCCTGTCCCACCCAGGGGTCAGCGATGAAGAAATGGCGTTTCTCGCCGCAGTTCCGGAGCATCTGGCAACCCTGCTCGCTCAGGTTTTGCCGGATCGGATGCCCGAGCTCAGCCGTGATGAGCTTCACACCGAAATTGATCGCGCCATTCTCGACATGCAGGTGGCACCAACGATCAATCTCAACAGCCTTTATTCCAGGGTTCCTGGAAACGTGCTTCGTCAGCGTTCGCTGCAGGCGATGTTGGAAAGCGTGATGCAGGAGTTGATGGCGATGGCTGCGGACCAGGGGTTGTCGGAGTCATTCTTCCTTCATGTCGCTCCGAACTTGGGCCGTGATGCGCAAGGGAAAGAGCGTTTGAAACCCGCAACGCAGGGTGATGTCGGCAGTACGGATATTCAATTCATGCTGCGTGGTTCGATCAAGGAGGTGGGATTGCTCGTGTTGATCAATCGCCATATTGCCGCTCGCACGGGCACAGCCCCGTTGGGGGATCACTTCAACGTCCGCACCGCACCTCACGACCACAACTCCCTAATCGAACTCTGCAAGGAGCGAATCCCTCGCGATCAGATGCCCCATCTGGTTGGCGTCGGTGACACGGTCACATCCACACCTTGCTCATCCGGTGAAGGGTGGTTGAGAGGCGGAAGTGATCGAGGCTTCCTCACGCTTCTCCAGGAACTGGGAGAGACCTTCGGACAATCCAATCGTGTGGTGCTTGTTGACAGCAGTGGCGGTGAAGTGGATCGACCATCATTCTCGGATGGAACGTTCGAAGGAATTAGTGACCCGGACGATCCGCTCCAATTTGACGTCTGCATCCCGGGAGGCCCAAATCAATATGTGGCGTGGTTCATCGGGATGGCGCAAGCACGAAGCATGGCGTGCCTAGGCCGTTGA
- a CDS encoding ABC transporter, translating into MRLIRCRLESVRRHRVLELSFATGLTLVGGSNESGKSSLVEAMHRALFVKATATGAAIRDLRSLTHAGYPQVELTFEAKGHCWSLQKCFRGASGTSRLSRAGQEAFLGADAEDHLASLLGVDETIGSRQANRMLPTRWSHLWVMQGLAGRNLLDLDAKYYDLNGLIAALETQAEESLQSPLDQHVYEQLESLVAASLTSRGVKQNSELWKRRQELQQAIEQRNEAEERLATYERACRDLDDNEQALAELERQAPELQRLRQQHTDLKDLQQRLAPLRLQQQQWQQELNGLRYLNNAIKTAETAMVKARRALEIQVQASQNRIQDLEKQQTLLDQQDRERLSLEERGQFLRRGQDQQRLRARIDQIQRRREQQLKLEHQQAELRRGLRTMPGGDAKALSELQTQHRRLRELEIRLQSMASRIEVITTDLGVTVDGESVATGEAVHRAGAFRVVVGDGVELVVSPGEGTGCSELIDEQERARTQLQAALTIWGVDSVDAAEAQCRSRDQQQQALSLIDARLRQLVEQDGPSESSEALEKLQTQLDALQQQAAAFEPEHLPAEIVDFDQALEECRQQYRAAQEQLRTLKQRLDQSDQAHQRKERQLQQHRLHLELLVVEHRQKMDQKGAIEERQGSPDQIRTRLEAVTQECEQLQQKLDQVCEASGLAPGLDASQALVALDDREQRLNRQLADLNRERGALLERCERLGHRELHAELEEAIQRQEVAVQAEQQETQLVDARVLLLKRFQSARSDLSQRYSAPLSNSIDGFLAPLLQESGDRSELRFDAKEGFSDLRLQRSGQSMDFAQLSGGLKEQLNAAVRMAMAHTLSEAHDGCLPLLFDDAFTNTDPRRLELVKRMLRQAVDLGLQVVVLSCDPDPYVEIADHVVSL; encoded by the coding sequence ATGCGCTTGATTCGCTGCCGACTGGAGAGCGTTCGCCGGCATCGTGTGTTGGAGCTGAGCTTTGCAACGGGATTGACGTTGGTCGGTGGTTCCAATGAATCCGGCAAGAGTTCATTGGTTGAGGCGATGCATCGCGCGCTCTTCGTCAAAGCCACTGCCACTGGAGCCGCTATCAGGGACCTTCGCTCGTTGACCCATGCCGGATACCCCCAGGTGGAGCTCACTTTTGAGGCCAAGGGGCACTGTTGGTCTCTGCAGAAGTGCTTTCGCGGGGCTAGTGGCACCAGCCGACTCAGTCGAGCTGGGCAGGAGGCTTTTCTGGGCGCTGATGCAGAAGATCACTTGGCCAGCTTGCTGGGTGTCGACGAGACCATCGGCAGCCGCCAGGCGAACCGAATGCTTCCGACGCGTTGGTCCCATTTGTGGGTGATGCAGGGACTTGCCGGCAGAAACCTGCTTGATCTGGATGCCAAGTACTACGACTTGAATGGGTTGATTGCAGCGCTGGAAACCCAAGCGGAAGAGTCACTGCAGTCGCCATTGGATCAGCATGTCTACGAACAACTTGAGTCGTTAGTCGCGGCAAGCCTGACCAGTCGAGGGGTCAAGCAAAACAGCGAACTTTGGAAGCGGCGACAGGAACTCCAGCAAGCGATCGAGCAGCGAAACGAAGCCGAAGAGAGGCTGGCGACCTACGAGCGAGCCTGCCGAGACTTGGATGACAATGAACAAGCTCTTGCTGAACTCGAGCGGCAAGCTCCTGAACTGCAGCGTCTTCGTCAGCAACACACGGATCTGAAGGATCTTCAACAGCGTCTGGCTCCCTTGCGCCTTCAACAGCAGCAGTGGCAGCAGGAACTCAACGGTCTGAGATATCTGAACAACGCCATCAAAACTGCAGAAACGGCCATGGTTAAAGCACGCCGTGCATTGGAGATTCAGGTTCAGGCTTCTCAGAACCGCATTCAAGATTTGGAGAAACAGCAGACGCTGCTTGATCAACAGGATCGAGAGCGGCTGAGCCTCGAAGAACGCGGCCAATTCCTTCGGCGAGGTCAGGATCAACAACGTCTACGGGCCAGGATTGATCAGATTCAACGCCGCCGTGAGCAACAACTGAAACTGGAACATCAGCAGGCTGAGCTCCGCCGTGGTTTGCGGACGATGCCCGGTGGGGATGCCAAAGCGTTGTCTGAACTCCAAACCCAGCATCGTCGACTGCGTGAGCTGGAGATCCGACTTCAGAGCATGGCGTCGCGCATTGAGGTGATCACAACTGATCTCGGGGTGACTGTGGATGGCGAATCCGTCGCCACCGGAGAGGCGGTTCACCGGGCAGGCGCCTTTCGTGTCGTCGTTGGAGATGGTGTCGAGCTCGTAGTGAGTCCTGGTGAAGGCACAGGCTGTTCAGAACTGATTGACGAACAGGAGCGTGCGCGAACGCAATTGCAGGCCGCTCTGACGATCTGGGGCGTTGACAGTGTGGATGCTGCTGAAGCTCAGTGTCGAAGCCGTGACCAGCAACAACAGGCGTTGTCGTTGATCGATGCACGGTTGCGTCAACTAGTAGAGCAAGACGGCCCATCTGAGAGCTCTGAAGCTCTGGAGAAACTGCAGACCCAGCTGGATGCTCTGCAGCAGCAGGCCGCCGCGTTTGAGCCCGAGCACTTGCCAGCGGAGATCGTTGATTTTGATCAAGCGCTCGAAGAATGCCGTCAGCAATATCGAGCTGCGCAGGAGCAACTGCGCACCTTGAAACAGCGCCTGGACCAGTCCGATCAAGCCCATCAGCGCAAGGAGCGGCAGTTGCAGCAGCACCGACTGCACCTGGAGCTGCTGGTGGTCGAGCATCGCCAAAAGATGGATCAAAAAGGGGCGATTGAGGAGCGGCAGGGATCACCCGATCAGATCCGCACTCGCCTTGAGGCCGTCACGCAGGAGTGTGAGCAGCTTCAACAGAAACTGGATCAGGTGTGTGAGGCCAGCGGGTTGGCCCCAGGTCTCGATGCTTCGCAGGCGCTGGTTGCACTGGATGACCGAGAACAACGCTTGAATCGACAACTCGCGGATCTCAACCGCGAACGCGGTGCTCTCTTGGAGCGTTGCGAGCGGCTTGGTCACCGCGAGCTTCATGCTGAGTTGGAGGAAGCCATTCAGCGGCAGGAGGTTGCTGTTCAGGCAGAACAGCAGGAGACACAACTTGTGGATGCGCGCGTGTTGCTGTTAAAGCGTTTTCAGTCGGCCAGGTCAGACTTGTCACAGCGTTATTCCGCTCCGCTGAGCAACAGCATTGATGGCTTCCTGGCTCCATTGCTTCAGGAGTCCGGCGATCGTTCCGAACTGCGGTTTGATGCAAAGGAGGGGTTCAGTGATCTGCGTTTGCAGCGTTCGGGCCAAAGCATGGATTTTGCCCAGCTCAGTGGAGGCCTAAAAGAACAATTGAATGCAGCAGTTCGGATGGCCATGGCACACACTCTGTCTGAGGCCCACGATGGTTGTTTGCCTTTGTTGTTCGATGATGCTTTCACCAACACAGACCCAAGGCGTCTGGAGCTTGTGAAGCGCATGTTGCGTCAGGCTGTGGACCTTGGCCTTCAAGTGGTGGTCTTGAGTTGTGATCCTGATCCCTATGTTGAGATTGCTGATCACGTGGTCTCGCTGTAG
- a CDS encoding DNA repair exonuclease, with protein MGSDHSTALVPRILHTADWQIGKPYRWIDDGQKQARLQQERVEAVGRIAEIARQEDVDAVLVAGDLFDSSTVPAATVMEVLEVVGSMSCPVLVIPGNHDHGGVGGIWRREDLQRQMQDRATNLQLLLASEPVLVAGITVLPCPLLRQHESRNPLLWLEQLDWQTLDPSAPRVVLAHGSVQGFGNEDSVNRLVLDRLPSDEIDYVALGDWHGLMSVDRKAWYPGTPEPDRFPNGPDDNRSQVLLVDLARNLPAEVRPHATGRFQWHRITMTLNGDGDLARLEQCLSDCIGRRVGRDLLRLELNGQLGWSAHQTLQNRLEDLREQLLHLRLRGELHRLQTALERDQLLDRLESPLVNAIARDLQEELEQAIDPVAEQALIELHRLCAADPCA; from the coding sequence ATGGGTTCCGATCACTCAACGGCACTGGTGCCAAGGATTCTCCACACGGCTGATTGGCAGATCGGCAAGCCTTATCGGTGGATCGATGATGGCCAGAAACAAGCACGCCTGCAGCAGGAGCGCGTAGAGGCGGTCGGGCGAATTGCCGAGATTGCGCGTCAGGAGGATGTTGACGCGGTCTTGGTGGCAGGGGATCTGTTTGATTCCAGCACCGTTCCTGCAGCCACGGTGATGGAGGTGTTGGAGGTGGTGGGGTCCATGTCCTGCCCTGTTCTTGTAATCCCTGGGAACCACGATCACGGGGGTGTCGGAGGGATCTGGCGACGTGAAGACCTTCAGCGTCAGATGCAAGATCGTGCGACCAATCTTCAGCTCCTTCTCGCTTCCGAGCCGGTCTTGGTGGCGGGAATCACCGTGTTGCCGTGCCCATTGTTGCGACAGCACGAAAGCCGCAACCCATTGCTCTGGCTTGAACAACTCGATTGGCAGACGCTCGATCCGTCAGCCCCCAGGGTGGTTCTGGCCCATGGCTCGGTTCAGGGGTTTGGTAACGAAGATTCCGTCAATCGGTTGGTCTTGGATCGATTGCCGTCGGATGAAATTGATTATGTGGCACTCGGTGATTGGCATGGATTGATGTCGGTTGATCGCAAGGCCTGGTACCCCGGAACGCCCGAACCAGATCGCTTCCCCAATGGTCCTGATGACAACCGTTCACAAGTGTTGTTGGTTGATTTAGCCCGCAACCTCCCAGCTGAAGTCAGACCTCACGCGACAGGTCGGTTTCAGTGGCATCGCATCACGATGACGCTCAATGGTGATGGCGATTTGGCAAGGCTGGAGCAATGCTTGAGCGACTGCATCGGCCGACGTGTAGGGCGCGATTTGCTGCGTCTTGAACTGAATGGACAGCTGGGTTGGTCGGCTCACCAGACTCTTCAGAATCGATTGGAGGATTTGCGGGAGCAGTTGCTCCATTTACGTCTGCGAGGGGAGTTGCATCGCCTCCAGACGGCTCTTGAGCGTGACCAGCTTTTGGATCGCTTGGAAAGTCCTTTGGTGAATGCGATCGCGAGAGACCTCCAGGAGGAGCTTGAGCAAGCCATTGATCCCGTCGCCGAGCAGGCTCTGATCGAACTGCATCGTCTTTGCGCTGCTGACCCATGCGCTTGA
- a CDS encoding phosphotransferase enzyme family protein, which produces MSILQTIAGLFHPPDQIAEIQQLGSGNVNDTFLVTLAENAPRQAFVMQRLNREVFEQPELVMRNLLRLGDHVEQKLAAQPPELTGRRWEVPKVLPTLDEEAHWVEHQGEFWRSITYIGAATTSDVIENATQARELGYGLGMFHHLISDLPTKELADTLENFHVTPTYLSEFDAVLATAKPNTDEQLNAALDFVNARRQGLDVLEKACESGVLHRRPIHGDPKINNVMIDDVSGQAVGLIDLDTVKPGLVHYDIGDCLRSGCNRLGEETLTPDRVSFDLQLCRAILEGYLSIGRSFLTPEDFHYLPDCIRLIPLELGLRFLTDHLAGDRYFRTDRANQNLDRARVQFALTESIEAQWSAIQTLIGELSQQRKNHHVVTGPPQDG; this is translated from the coding sequence ATGTCGATCCTGCAGACCATTGCTGGGCTTTTTCATCCGCCTGACCAGATCGCTGAAATCCAGCAGCTTGGATCCGGCAATGTGAATGACACCTTTCTGGTGACGCTGGCCGAAAATGCCCCACGCCAGGCCTTCGTGATGCAACGCCTGAACCGGGAGGTGTTTGAACAACCCGAGCTGGTGATGCGCAATCTTCTACGCCTGGGTGATCACGTCGAGCAAAAGCTGGCCGCACAACCCCCGGAACTCACAGGCAGGCGTTGGGAAGTCCCGAAAGTGTTGCCCACCCTCGATGAGGAGGCCCACTGGGTTGAACATCAAGGCGAATTTTGGCGGTCCATCACGTACATCGGAGCGGCCACCACGAGTGATGTGATTGAAAACGCTACCCAAGCCCGTGAACTGGGCTACGGCTTGGGAATGTTCCACCACCTGATCAGTGATTTGCCAACCAAGGAATTGGCAGACACCCTGGAAAACTTCCATGTCACGCCCACCTATCTGTCGGAATTTGATGCCGTTTTGGCGACCGCGAAGCCCAACACCGACGAGCAGCTGAACGCAGCTCTGGACTTTGTGAACGCACGACGGCAAGGCCTTGATGTGCTTGAGAAGGCTTGCGAATCAGGCGTTCTGCACCGGCGTCCGATTCACGGGGATCCAAAGATCAACAACGTGATGATCGATGACGTCAGCGGTCAAGCCGTTGGCCTGATTGATCTCGACACCGTGAAGCCAGGGCTTGTGCACTACGACATTGGCGACTGCCTGCGTTCAGGCTGCAACCGACTCGGGGAGGAAACACTGACGCCCGACCGGGTGTCGTTTGATCTCCAGCTGTGTCGGGCGATTCTCGAGGGCTATCTCAGCATCGGGCGTTCTTTTTTGACGCCGGAAGATTTCCACTATTTGCCGGACTGCATCCGATTGATCCCTCTGGAACTGGGCCTGCGCTTTCTCACGGATCACCTCGCAGGCGATCGTTATTTCCGAACGGATCGGGCCAACCAGAACTTAGATCGCGCGAGAGTTCAGTTTGCGTTGACCGAATCAATCGAAGCCCAGTGGTCTGCCATCCAGACTCTGATCGGTGAGCTCTCTCAACAGCGCAAAAACCACCACGTGGTTACCGGTCCTCCTCAAGATGGATGA
- a CDS encoding DUF3721 domain-containing protein — MTSPIHLLIVTGTTILSLLTASAVAAEDEFGYATEAEALSKAQELGCEGAYEWEGIWLPCEEDNIGSDDHSGHDHSHGHQH, encoded by the coding sequence ATGACCTCTCCCATCCATCTGCTGATTGTCACCGGCACCACCATTCTCAGTTTGTTGACGGCTTCGGCCGTTGCTGCAGAGGATGAATTCGGATATGCCACCGAGGCAGAGGCTCTATCCAAAGCCCAGGAGCTTGGCTGCGAAGGTGCCTATGAATGGGAAGGGATCTGGCTCCCCTGCGAAGAAGACAACATCGGCAGCGATGACCACAGCGGCCATGATCACAGTCACGGCCACCAACACTGA
- a CDS encoding DOMON-like domain-containing protein yields the protein MVAEVLWLETGLLELTFNLQTNLDTETLQDLKITSADASGSEAREKRHDNLWKHTCFEAFFGKPDSEQYWELNVAPSGHWNLYQFDAYRSGGKEEPDTDIPTTSWKQSDRKCCCSITLNLSPWWEGLQLPELAISAVLETQTGRLSYWALQHPGDKPDFHDRRSFLKW from the coding sequence ATGGTTGCTGAAGTGCTCTGGTTGGAGACGGGTTTGCTGGAACTGACGTTTAATCTTCAGACCAATCTCGACACCGAGACCCTCCAAGACCTGAAAATCACATCTGCTGACGCGTCCGGCAGCGAAGCAAGAGAAAAGAGGCACGACAATCTCTGGAAGCACACCTGCTTCGAGGCCTTTTTCGGCAAACCAGACTCGGAACAGTATTGGGAACTGAATGTGGCGCCTTCAGGACACTGGAATCTCTATCAGTTCGATGCGTATCGCAGCGGAGGAAAGGAAGAGCCTGATACTGATATCCCGACGACGTCCTGGAAACAGAGTGATCGGAAGTGTTGCTGCAGCATCACCCTGAACCTGTCACCTTGGTGGGAAGGTTTACAACTTCCAGAGCTGGCCATCTCCGCTGTTTTGGAAACCCAAACAGGCCGTCTCAGTTATTGGGCTTTGCAACATCCCGGGGACAAACCAGACTTTCACGATCGCAGGAGCTTTTTGAAGTGGTGA
- a CDS encoding lytic transglycosylase domain-containing protein, protein MAHPPPSKNWMPVLLGLPLLLSPLTVSCQTLETRGQPGALPQSTNVARGLPTRDDLPLAPNGRHYPVVPTQPREIADLIALVETAAVDPNITSETVAVLAHQQQVIYRALSRDPSMSRAVRNQLSPKWHWVFDHHIAARREFLAMHRGPASSLLPAWRIQAPASVDELLNAYRSASSATGIDWEVLAAVNLVETGMGRIDGVSVANAQGPMQFLPTTWTEPGIGQGGDIRDPWDSIHAAARYLVRRGGLDDIRKGLWGYNNSDHYGKAVLHYAALLKQNPLRYRSLHQWQIHYASSAGDLWLNEGYASDQPIAVEDYLEQHPHSAPPNP, encoded by the coding sequence ATGGCTCATCCACCACCATCCAAAAACTGGATGCCTGTGCTGCTGGGATTGCCCCTCTTGCTTTCACCACTCACGGTGTCTTGCCAGACGTTGGAAACCAGAGGTCAGCCCGGAGCACTGCCGCAGTCCACGAACGTGGCTAGAGGGCTGCCAACGCGCGACGATCTGCCTCTGGCGCCGAATGGCCGGCACTATCCAGTCGTGCCAACACAGCCAAGGGAGATTGCCGACCTCATCGCGCTTGTGGAAACGGCTGCTGTCGATCCCAACATCACATCAGAAACCGTTGCAGTTCTGGCTCATCAACAGCAAGTGATCTACAGGGCCTTGTCGCGTGACCCCAGCATGAGTAGGGCGGTGCGCAATCAACTCTCCCCTAAATGGCACTGGGTGTTTGATCACCACATCGCAGCTCGCAGGGAATTTCTAGCGATGCATCGTGGACCAGCGTCAAGCCTGCTTCCTGCCTGGCGTATCCAAGCTCCAGCATCAGTTGATGAACTGCTCAATGCTTACCGCAGTGCATCATCCGCCACGGGCATCGACTGGGAAGTTCTGGCAGCCGTGAATCTGGTGGAGACCGGGATGGGGCGCATTGACGGCGTTTCTGTGGCCAATGCCCAAGGCCCGATGCAGTTCTTGCCCACCACGTGGACAGAACCCGGCATCGGTCAGGGCGGGGACATTCGAGATCCCTGGGACTCCATTCATGCAGCAGCGCGCTACCTCGTCCGCAGAGGAGGCCTCGATGACATCCGCAAAGGATTGTGGGGCTACAACAACAGCGATCACTACGGCAAGGCCGTCCTCCACTACGCAGCTCTGCTCAAGCAGAACCCCCTCAGGTATCGCAGCTTGCATCAATGGCAAATTCATTACGCCTCGTCAGCTGGTGACCTCTGGCTAAACGAGGGCTATGCCAGTGATCAGCCGATTGCCGTTGAGGACTATCTCGAACAGCACCCCCACAGCGCGCCGCCAAACCCTTAA